In Enterobacter sp. 638, a single window of DNA contains:
- the rsmI gene encoding 16S rRNA (cytidine(1402)-2'-O)-methyltransferase, with translation MKQHETADNSQGQLYIVPTPIGNLSDITQRALTVLQAVDLIAAEDTRHTGLLLQHFAISARLFALHDHNEQQKAETLVAKLKEGQNIALVSDAGTPLINDPGYHLVRTCREAGIRVVPLPGPCAAIAALSAAGLPSDRFCYEGFLPAKSKGRRDTLKDLEAEPRTLIFYESTHRLLDSLEDMVTVWGEARYVVLARELTKTWENIHGAPVGELLAWVKEDENRRKGEMVLIVEGHKAQEEALPAEALRTLALLQTELPLKKAAALAAEIHGVKKNALYKHALDQQGES, from the coding sequence ATGAAACAACACGAAACGGCAGATAATTCTCAAGGCCAGCTTTATATTGTACCTACTCCTATCGGGAATTTGTCTGATATTACCCAACGTGCGCTCACCGTATTACAAGCCGTTGATTTAATTGCTGCTGAAGATACGCGTCATACGGGGTTACTGCTGCAGCATTTCGCGATCAGCGCCCGTTTGTTCGCTTTGCACGATCACAATGAGCAACAAAAAGCCGAAACGCTGGTGGCGAAACTCAAAGAAGGGCAAAACATCGCGCTGGTATCCGATGCTGGTACGCCGCTGATCAACGATCCCGGTTATCACCTGGTGCGCACCTGTCGCGAAGCCGGTATCCGCGTCGTGCCGTTGCCAGGCCCTTGTGCCGCGATTGCCGCTTTGAGCGCCGCAGGTTTGCCTTCTGACCGCTTCTGCTACGAAGGTTTTTTACCCGCCAAATCGAAAGGCCGTCGCGACACGCTGAAAGATCTTGAAGCCGAACCGCGCACGCTGATTTTCTATGAGTCTACCCATCGCCTTCTGGACAGTTTAGAAGACATGGTCACCGTGTGGGGTGAAGCACGCTATGTGGTGCTGGCGCGCGAATTGACCAAAACCTGGGAGAACATCCACGGCGCGCCGGTAGGCGAGCTGCTGGCCTGGGTGAAAGAAGACGAAAACCGCCGCAAAGGTGAAATGGTACTGATCGTTGAAGGCCATAAAGCGCAGGAAGAGGCGCTGCCAGCCGAAGCGCTGCGTACGCTGGCATTGCTGCAAACCGAGCTGCCGTTGAAAAAAGCCGCTGCGCTTGCCGCCGAAATCCACGGCGTGAAAAAGAACGCGCTGTATAAGCATGCGCTGGATCAGCAGGGCGAATCGTAA